In Pseudomonadales bacterium, a single window of DNA contains:
- the gap gene encoding type I glyceraldehyde-3-phosphate dehydrogenase translates to MPIRVAINGYGRIGRNILRALYESGKRDQIQIVAVNDLGDTQLNAHLTRYDSVHGRFVGELSDDKDGLIVNGDRIEILSEREPKNLPWRRLNIDVVYECTGFFTQRATAIGHLEAGARKVIISAPANDVDATVVYGVNHQVLTASSQIISNASCTTNCLAPVAKVLNDAIGIEQGSMTTVHAYTNDQKLQDVYHADIYRARAVMQSMIPTKTGAAQAVGLVLPELAGKLDGMAVRVPVANVSLVDFHFLAARDTSLNEVNRLIKEASMQGPLQGILAYCDEPLVSVDFNHHPASANFDAAHTRVKGRMVKVMAWYDNEWGFSNRMLDNTLALMAASGS, encoded by the coding sequence ATGCCTATTCGAGTTGCAATCAACGGCTATGGGCGTATTGGTCGTAACATATTGCGCGCATTGTATGAGTCCGGTAAGCGTGATCAGATTCAAATCGTCGCGGTGAATGACTTGGGTGATACCCAACTCAACGCGCACCTAACGCGTTACGATTCTGTGCATGGTCGCTTTGTTGGCGAGCTAAGCGACGACAAGGATGGATTGATTGTGAATGGTGACAGGATTGAGATTCTGAGCGAACGCGAACCAAAAAATCTGCCGTGGCGTAGATTAAATATCGATGTGGTTTACGAGTGTACGGGCTTTTTTACTCAACGCGCAACAGCCATTGGACATCTTGAAGCTGGCGCGAGAAAAGTGATTATTTCCGCTCCAGCGAATGATGTGGATGCTACTGTGGTGTACGGTGTAAACCACCAGGTATTAACAGCGAGCAGTCAGATCATCTCGAACGCGTCCTGTACCACGAATTGCTTGGCTCCGGTGGCAAAGGTTTTGAATGACGCCATTGGTATTGAACAGGGTTCAATGACCACAGTACATGCCTATACCAATGATCAAAAGTTACAGGATGTTTATCATGCCGATATTTATCGTGCCCGTGCGGTAATGCAATCCATGATCCCGACGAAAACCGGTGCGGCCCAGGCGGTGGGGTTGGTGTTACCGGAGCTGGCGGGCAAACTGGATGGCATGGCGGTGCGTGTTCCTGTCGCGAATGTGTCGTTAGTCGATTTTCATTTTCTCGCCGCTCGTGACACCAGCCTGAATGAAGTAAATCGCTTAATAAAGGAGGCTTCAATGCAAGGCCCTTTGCAAGGCATTCTCGCCTACTGTGATGAGCCATTGGTATCTGTGGATTTCAATCACCATCCCGCATCCGCCAATTTTGATGCTGCCCATACCCGTGTTAAAGGGCGTATGGTGAAGGTGATGGCCTGGTATGACAATGAGTGGGGGTTCTCCAATCGGATGTTGGATAATACGCTGGCATTGATGGCGGCTA